In one Bufo gargarizans isolate SCDJY-AF-19 chromosome 11, ASM1485885v1, whole genome shotgun sequence genomic region, the following are encoded:
- the LOC122922215 gene encoding uncharacterized protein LOC122922215 isoform X2 translates to MGLVYILLLIQGITVEMVLYQPQDIVSVEVNRTAVITCVSREDLDAGLRISWYRRKWRSSEAPVLVKSCSSDNDPHKYVCKNEKYTSWLEIHNVQSTDSGDYYCMHKYIPYFPQFGNGTKLNVGEKSTSRSYIHILGPLQPQHPHSSLYLACVVLAAHNTVHLYWNISGTYHKGRIISREEPDGTWTVVNCISLPKDNLNYKEKVTCEVWINSSPTSVHWINSSPTSVLGKDDLYGYSPSKCQSFLRTLVIIGILLLLTLTILLTRTLNE, encoded by the exons ATGGGGCTTGTCTATATACTTCTCCTTATACAAG GGATCACTGTGGAAATGGTTTTGTATCAGCCCCAGGACATTGTATCTGTGGAGGTTAATAGGACGGCAGTCATCACGTGTGTGTCCAGGGAAGACTTAGATGCCGGATTAAGAATTTCCTGGTATCGTAGAAAATGGAGAAGCAGTGAAGCCCCGGTACTGGTGAAGTCCTGCTCCAGTGATAATGATCCACACAAATATGTCTGTAAGAATGAGAAGTACACGTCCTGGCTGGAGatacataatgtacagagcactGACTCTGGAGATTATTACTGTATGCATAAATACATTCCATATTTTCCACAATTTGGCAATGGAACAAAGCTGAATGTTGGAG AAAAGTCCACCTCCAGAAGCTACATTCATATCCTTGGTCCTCTCCAGCCTCAGCATCCTCACAGCTCTTTGTATCTGGCTTGTGTAGTACTTGCAGCTCATAATACAGTCCATCTCTACTGGAACATCTCAGGAACATATCACAAGGGTCGGATCATCTCTAGAGAAGAACCAGATGGTACATGGACTGTAGTGAACTGTATCTCACTTCCCAAGGACAACTTAAACTATAAGGAGAAGGTGACTTGTGAAGTTTGGATAAACTCATCTCCTACCAGTGTCCATTGGATAAACTCATCTCCTACCAGTGTCTTAGGAAAAG ATGACCTCTATGGATATTCTCCATCAAAATGTCAAAGCTTCCTCAGAACTTTGGTGATTATTGGGATTTTACTGCTGTTGACCTTGACAATTCTTCTCACTAGGACTCTCAACG aATGA
- the LOC122922215 gene encoding uncharacterized protein LOC122922215 isoform X1, translated as MGLVYILLLIQGITVEMVLYQPQDIVSVEVNRTAVITCVSREDLDAGLRISWYRRKWRSSEAPVLVKSCSSDNDPHKYVCKNEKYTSWLEIHNVQSTDSGDYYCMHKYIPYFPQFGNGTKLNVGEKSTSRSYIHILGPLQPQHPHSSLYLACVVLAAHNTVHLYWNISGTYHKGRIISREEPDGTWTVVNCISLPKDNLNYKEKVTCEVWINSSPTSVHWINSSPTSVLGKDDLYGYSPSKCQSFLRTLVIIGILLLLTLTILLTRTLNGNTQTIEICESVLVIQQFLSNVSTNSIFL; from the exons ATGGGGCTTGTCTATATACTTCTCCTTATACAAG GGATCACTGTGGAAATGGTTTTGTATCAGCCCCAGGACATTGTATCTGTGGAGGTTAATAGGACGGCAGTCATCACGTGTGTGTCCAGGGAAGACTTAGATGCCGGATTAAGAATTTCCTGGTATCGTAGAAAATGGAGAAGCAGTGAAGCCCCGGTACTGGTGAAGTCCTGCTCCAGTGATAATGATCCACACAAATATGTCTGTAAGAATGAGAAGTACACGTCCTGGCTGGAGatacataatgtacagagcactGACTCTGGAGATTATTACTGTATGCATAAATACATTCCATATTTTCCACAATTTGGCAATGGAACAAAGCTGAATGTTGGAG AAAAGTCCACCTCCAGAAGCTACATTCATATCCTTGGTCCTCTCCAGCCTCAGCATCCTCACAGCTCTTTGTATCTGGCTTGTGTAGTACTTGCAGCTCATAATACAGTCCATCTCTACTGGAACATCTCAGGAACATATCACAAGGGTCGGATCATCTCTAGAGAAGAACCAGATGGTACATGGACTGTAGTGAACTGTATCTCACTTCCCAAGGACAACTTAAACTATAAGGAGAAGGTGACTTGTGAAGTTTGGATAAACTCATCTCCTACCAGTGTCCATTGGATAAACTCATCTCCTACCAGTGTCTTAGGAAAAG ATGACCTCTATGGATATTCTCCATCAAAATGTCAAAGCTTCCTCAGAACTTTGGTGATTATTGGGATTTTACTGCTGTTGACCTTGACAATTCTTCTCACTAGGACTCTCAACGGTAACACACAAACTATTGAAATATGTGAATCAGTTCTGGTTATACAACAGTTTCTCTCTAATGTGTCCACAAATTCTATATTTTTGTAG